Proteins from a genomic interval of Solea solea chromosome 10, fSolSol10.1, whole genome shotgun sequence:
- the LOC131466423 gene encoding somatostatin-like receptor F_48D10.1 gives METQWIPLSSDFNSSATAGTPSPFLSSHPHLFNISSNLSTHSVPFEGSSTLMTAVISLTVFMVGLTGNTLAIYVVLRYAKMKTVTNIYILNLAVADELYIIGLPFLTTQNVLSYWPFGSFLCRVVMTADSMNQFTSIFCLTVMSIDRYLAVVHPIRSTKWRHPRVAKAVSAAVWALSFVVVLPVVIFSDVQEVFNSCNMIWPEPKAVWSTAFILYTATLGFFGPLLIICLCYLLIVVKVKSSRARLGFTKRRRSERKVTRMVVVIVVVFVLCWLPFFIINIINLVVIIPESSVTAGIYFFAVILSYANSCANPVLYGFLSDNFKQCFKKVLCMKSIRCKANGVDDGDPSAPRSEKTTAHDCIMLSPRNQVRNDTQTSQISPHPPASPTSHTAADLHCSSSACQSPYTYPAETRPTITTCAAVSMANSGEPPTITALTAPAFSAALAPQQQ, from the exons ATGGAGACCCAGTGGATTCCCCTGTCATCAGACTTTAATTCCTCTGCCACAGCAGGAACTccctctcccttcctctcctctcaccccCATCTCTTCAACATCTCCTCCAACCTGTCCACCCATAGTGTCCCCTTTGAGGGCAGCAGTACTCTGATGACAGCAGTCATCTCCCTTACCGTTTTCATGGTGGGCCTGACTGGCAACACTCTGGCCATCTATGTGGTGCTGCGCTATGCCAAGATGAAGACAGTCACCAACATCTACATCCTGAACCTGGCTGTGGCCGACGAGCTCTACATAATCGGACTCCCCTTCCTCACCACACAGAATGTGCTCTCCTATTGGCCGTTTGGGTCCTTCCTTTGCCGTGTGGTCATGACCGCAGACTCTATGAACCAATTCACGTCCATTTTCTGCCTGACAGTCATGTCTATTGATCGCTACCTGGCTGTGGTTCATCCAATCCGCAGCACCAAGTGGAGACACCCCCGCGTGGCCAAGGCGGTGAGCGCTGCGGTGTGGGCCTTGTCCTTTGTGGTGGTCCTGCCCGTGGTCATCTTCTCTGATGTCCAG GAAGTATTTAACTCTTGCAACATGATCTGGCCCGAGCCGAAGGCCGTATGGTCGACAGCCTTCATTCTCTACACTGCCACGTTGGGTTTCTTTGGACCGCTGCTCATTATTTGCCTCTGCTACTTACTTATCGTCGTCAAG GTGAAGTCTTCGAGGGCGCGGCTGGGTTTCACCAAGCGTCGTCGCTCGGAGCGCAAGGTGACgaggatggtggtggtgatcgTGGTGGTGTTCGTTCTCTGCTGGCTGCCGTTCTTCATCATCAACATTATCAACCTGGTCGTCATCATCCCGGAGTCCAGCGTCACCGCCGGCATCTACTTCTTTGCGGTCATCCTGTCGTACGCCAACTCCTGTGCCAACCCCGTGCTCTACGGCTTCCTGTCAGACAATTTCAAACAGTGTTTCAAAAAA GTGCTGTGTATGAAGAGTATAAGATGCAAGGCTAATGGAGTAGACGATGGCGACCCCAGTGCCCCGCGTTCTGAGAAAACTACGGCGCACGACTGCATCATGCTCTCCCCGCGAAACCAGGTCCGCAATGATACCCAGACTAGCCAg ATCTCTCCTCACCCTCCAGCCTCACCTAcctcacatacagcagcagaccTGCACTGCTCCAGCAGTGCCTGCCAGTCACCCTACACTTACCCAGCAGAGACCAGACCCACCATTACCACCTGTGCAGCAGTCTCCATGGCAAACTCCGGCGAACCTCCCACCATCACTGCCCTGACGGCGCCTGCTTTCTCTGCCGCCTTAGCCCCACAGCAACAGTAA